Proteins encoded in a region of the Vicia villosa cultivar HV-30 ecotype Madison, WI linkage group LG5, Vvil1.0, whole genome shotgun sequence genome:
- the LOC131602396 gene encoding disease resistance protein Roq1-like — protein MACSSLQTVSSSRMRWKYDVFVSFRGKDTRNNFTDHLFGALHKKGLVVFRDDTKIKKGEHISVELLQAIEGSRVLIVIFSTNYASSTWCLKELAKIDDCILQVSGQTVLPIFYDVSPSDVGKQSGDYDKSFREHEERFKADLKEVQRWRKALTHISKISGWDLKDKPQSGEIGEIIKRVAHLLGNKYSNLPDIVGMHSRVEELENLLILDSDDNDVRVVGICGMGGIGKTTLATALYAKFSNQFDACCFIDDVSKIYGDHGPIGVQKQLLCQTLNEENLQICNLPMASNLIRNRLCQIKSLVVLDNVDEGEQLDKLDMKRDWLGTGSRIIIISRNEHILREHGVDEVYKVRLLDRKCALQLFCRKAFKSDDIMSGYIYLTNEVLAYANGLPLAIKVLGSFLYGRDVSEWSSALARLRENPRKDIMNVLRISFDGLEDTEKEIFLDIACFFTRKSETCLKKILDFRGFHPEIGLKVLIDKSFITREKQSICMHNLFAELGKRVVREISPKEPRKWNRIWDYKDVHSVISENMAAENLEAIVLQRYTENGEEIQEMTTLRAEGLAKMSQLKLLMLWNLNFSGSLNFLSSDLGYLYWEKYPFTSLPSSFHPEKLVKLILQHSNIKKLWEGTKSLPNLTHIDVSHSKNLIMMPNFKEIPNLECLDLEGCIKLVNIDPSIGTLRRLSTLNLKNCTTLVSIPDNIFGLRSIKDLTIAGCPNLFKFDNKLLEIQRQTEQLEMLDNKDSIIQYQPTSFIYKFLETHFRFLIFRKPEDSVGLLLPSLSRLSCLQYLDLSFCNLLQIPTAIGLLHCLETLYLGGNNFVTLPTSIKELSKLTRLNLQHCKQLKYLPELPSKNVLQVRRTTDAEFNIFDCPSLIEMECCYRMAFSWMIEFLQVHMQSDIPMDQITIVIPRAQIPKWFNKQNVGNSISIDPSRIMHDKNQIGVACCLTFVAHDNPTNLGEKWPLRFGLGFHSKQHGRGIYSIIPIRLEKDLVTVDLDHLLLIFFSRESFIGMISYITEELHDDISGIKLTALVKQPLGLHLEVKNCGYRWIFKEDLEQLNPEMMYSGNSSIQPYY, from the exons ATGGCTTGTAGTAGTCTCCAAACTGTATCTTCATCTAGGATGAGATGGAAATATGATGTGTTTGTTAGCTTTAGAGGTAAAGACACCCGCAACAACTTCACTGATCACCTCTTTGGTGCTCTTCATAAAAAAGGCCTTGTTGTCTTCAGAGATGATACAAAAATCAAGAAAGGGGAACATATATCAGTTGAGCTTCTACAAGCTATTGAAGGATCCCGTGTTTTGATTGTTATCTTCTCAACAAACTATGCTTCTTCCACATGGTGCTTGAAAGAACTCGCAAAAATTGATGATTGCATTCTTCAAGTATCAGGTCAAACTGTTCTACCTATTTTCTATGATGTTAGTCCATCTGATGTAGGGAAGCAAAGCGGAGATTACGATAAATCATTTCGAGAGCATGAAGAAAGATTCAAAGCAGATTTAAAGGAAGtgcaaagatggaggaaagctctCACACACATATCCAAAATCTCTGGTTGGGATCTAAAGGATAA GCCACAGTCTGGAGAGATTGGAGAAATTATTAAAAGGGTAGCACACTTATTGGGAAACAAATATTCTAATTTACCGGATATAGTTGGGATGCACTCAAGGGTGGAAGAATTAGAAAACCTTCTTATTCTGGACTCAGATGATAATGATGTTCGAGTTGTAGGGATTTGTGGAATGGGTGGAATAGGGAAGACAACTCTTGCTACCGCTTTGTATGCTAAATTCTCTAATCAATTTGATGCTTGctgctttattgatgatgtaAGTAAAATTTATGGAGATCATGGTCCAATTGGAGTACAAAAGCAACTTCTTTGTCAAACTTTaaatgaagaaaatcttcaaatatGCAATCTTCCTATGGCATCTAATTTGATTCGAAATAGGCTATGTCAAATAAAGTCCCTTGTTgttcttgataatgttgatgaagGTGAACAACTAGATAAATTGGACATGAAAAGAGATTGGCTAGGCACAGGGAGTAGAATAATCATAATTTCTAGAAATGAGCATATCTTGAGAGAGCATGGAGTAGATGAAGTATACAAAGTTCGACTCTTGGATCGTAAATGTGCCCTTCAATTGTTTTGTAGGAAAGCTTTCAAAAGTGATGATATCATGAGCGGTTACATATACTTGACAAATGAAGTACTAGCATATGCCAATGGCCTTCCCCTAGCAATTAAAGTGTTGGGATCATTTTTGTATGGTCGAGATGTTTCTGAATGGAGCAGTGCGTTGGCAAGATTAAGAGAGAATCCAAGGAAAGATATTATGAATGTACTCCGAATTAGTTTTGATGGACTAGAAGATACAGAAAAGGAGATATTTCTTGATATTGCTTGTTTCTTTACAAGAAAAAGCGAGACATGCCTGAAGAAAATTTTAGATTTTCGTGGATTTCATCCTGAAATTGGTTTAAAAGTTCTCATTGATAAATCATTCATAACACGTGAGAAGCAGAGCATTTGTATGCATAATTTGTTCGCAGAACTAGGAAAGCGTGTTGTTAGAGAAATATCACCCAAAGAACCAAGAAAGTGGAACAGGATATGGGACTACAAGGATGTTCATAGTGTTATCTCAGAAAACATG GCAGCAGAAAACCTTGAAGCCATAGTTCTGCAGCGTTATACAGAAAATGGTGAAGAAATACAGGAGATGACAACATTGAGGGCTGAAGGTTTAGCAAAAATGAGTCAACTTAAATTGCTCATGCTGTGGAATTTGAATTTCTCAGGAAGTCTCAATTTTCTTTCAAGTGATTTGGGGTATTTGTATTGGGAAAAATATCCTTTCACTAGTTTACCATCAAGTTTTCATCCGGAAAAACTTGTTAAACTGATCCTACAACACAGCAACATCAAGAAACTATGGGAGGGCACAAAG TCTCTGCCTAATTTGACACATATTGATGTCTCTCACTCGAAAAATCTTATTATGATGCCAAATTTTAAGGAGATTCCAAATCTTGAGTGCCTAGATCTTGAAGGATGTATAAAACTTGTGAACATTGATCCGTCCATTGGTACTTTAAGAAGGCTTTCCAcattaaatttgaaaaattgtACAACTCTGGTCAGTATTCCTGACAACATTTTTGGTCTGAGATCTATCAAAGATCTAACTATCGCCGGCTGTCCAAATTTATTCAAATTTGATAATAAGCTGTTAGAAATACAAAGACAAACCGAACAATTGGAGATGCTTGATAACAAGGATAGTATCATCCAATACCAACCAACATCCTTTATCTACAAATTTCTAGAGACGCACTTCAGATTTTTGATTTTTCGAAAACCTGAAGATTCAGTTGGTTTATTGTTGCCTTCATTGTCTCGTTTGTCATGTTTGCAATATCTTGACCTGAGTTTCtgcaatcttcttcaaatcccTACTGCAATTGGGTTGTTACATTGCTTAGAAACCCTCTATTTGGGGGGTAACAATTTTGTGACATTACCTACTAGCATCAAGGAACTTTCCAAACTTACAAGACTAAACTTGCAGCACTGTAAGCAGCTGAAATATTTGCCTGAGCTCCCATCAAAGAATGTCTTGCAAGTAAGAAGAACAACGGATGCTGAATTTAATATATTTGACTGCCCCAGTTTAATTGAGATGGAATGCTGTTATAGAATGGCTTTTTCTTGGATGATAGAATTCCTTCAG GTGCATATGCAATCCGACATCCCAATGGATCAGATTACAATTGTTATTCCCAGAGCTCAAATTCCAAAGTGGTTCAACAAACAAAATGTAGGTAATTCAATAAGCATTGATCCATCACGCATTATGCATGACAAGAATCAGATAGGTGTTGCTTGCTGCTTAACATTTGTAGCACATGATAATCCAACTAATTTAGGTGAAAAATGGCCACTTCGTTTTGGGTTGGGTTTTCATAGTAAACAGCATGGTCGTGGGATCTATTCAATTATTCCCATACGTCTTGAAAAAGATCTGGTCACAGTTGATTTAGATCACTTGTTGCTAATTTTTTTCAGTAGGGAGAGTTTTATTGGTATGATAAGTTATATAACAGAGGAATTGCATGATGATATTAGTGGTATTAAGTTGACAGCTTTGGTGAAGCAGCCCCTTGGTTTGCACTTGGAAGTCAAAAATTGTGGTTATCGTTGGATATTTAAGGAGGATCTGGAACAATTAAACCCAGAAATGATGTACAGTGGAAATTCTTCAATTCAGCCATATTATTGA
- the LOC131602397 gene encoding disease resistance protein RUN1-like isoform X1 codes for MACSSLQSGSSSRMRWKYDVFVSFRGEDTRNNFTDHVFGALHKKGIITFRDDTKLKKGEDISFELLQAIEASRVLIVIFSTNYASSTWCLQELAKIADCIHVPGQSVLPIFYDVSPSEVRKQTGDYGKTFQEHEERFKANLEEVQKWRGALTQVTNLSGWDVRDKPQYVEIGKIIKEVACLLGNKYSNLPRDIVGMHSRVEELENLLILDSDDDDVRVVGISGMGGIGKTTLATALYAKISNQFDACCFIDDVSKIYGDHGPIGVQKQLLCQTLNEENLQICNLLMASNLIRTRLCQIKSLVVLDNVDEVEQLDKLDMKREWLGSGSRIIIISRNGHILREHGVDEVYRVRLLDRKDALQLFCRKAFKSDHIMSGYIYLTYEVLAYANDLPLAIKVLGSFLYGRDVSEWRSALSRLRENPRTDIMNVLRISFDGLEDTEKDIFLDIACFFYGDTETYVKKVLDFRGFHPEIGLKVLIDKSFITCEKKNICMHDLFRELGKNIIREKSPKEPRKWNRLWDYKDVHKVISDKMATENLEAIVMRYDPENDIEIQKMTTLRADALAKMSHLKLLKLLMFNFSGSLNFLSSELGYLYWDKYPFTSLPSSFHPYKLVELILRHSNIRKLWEGTMTLPNLTHIDLSHSKNLIMMPNFKEIPNLESLDLEGCIKLVKIDPSIGTLRRLSRLRLKDCTNLVSIPNNIFGLSFLKDLILSGCPNLFNNKQLEIQRQTEQLEMLDNNESTIQYQPTLFIYKFLEPHFRHLIFQKPEDSVGLLLPSLSRLSCLQYLDLSFCNLLQIPNAIGLLHCLETLYLGGNNFVTLPSSIKELSKLRRLNLQHSKQLKYLPELPSKKNVMPVRTYLSNVAEFNIFDCPSLIEMECCYRMAFSWMIQFFQVHMQSDIPMEVITIVIPKIQIPKWFNKQNVGSSISIDPSPIMHDKNRIGVACCLTFIAHDNTTNLGEEQPYILFGFKSKQHRRGIFSGTADIRLKKNLVTVDLDHLVLIFFSRERFIGDMSFITEGLHDDISGIELTAWVRQPLGLHLEVKNCGYRWIYKDDLEQLNPQKMYNGNSI; via the exons ATGGCTTGTAGTAGCCTCCAAAGTGGCTCTTCATCTAGGATGAGATGGAAATATGATGTGTTTGTGAGCTTCAGAGGTGAAGACACCCGCAACAATTTCACCGATCACGTTTTTGGTGCTCTCCATAAAAAAGGTATTATTACCTTCAGGGATGATACAAAGCTCAAGAAAGGGGAAGATATATCATTTGAGCTTCTACAAGCTATTGAAGCATCCCgtgttttaattgttattttctcAACAAACTATGCTTCTTCCACATGGTGCTTGCAAGAACTTGCTAAAATTGCCGACTGCATTCATGTTCCTGGACAATCTGTTTTACCTATTTTCTATGATGTCAGTCCTTCTGAGGTACGAAAGCAAACCGGAGATTATGGAAAAACCTTTCAAGAACATGAAGAAAGATTCAAAGCAAATTTAGAGGAAGTGCAAAAATGGAGAGGAGCCCTAACACAAGTAACTAATCTCTCTGGCTGGGATGTAAGAGATAA GCCACAGTATGTAGAGATTGGAAAAATTATTAAAGAGGTAGCATGCTTATTGGGAAACAAATATTCTAATTTACCTAGGGATATAGTTGGGATGCACTCTAGAGTGGAAGAATTAGAAAACCTTCTGATTTTGGACtcagatgatgatgatgttcgAGTTGTAGGGATTTCTGGAATGGGTGGAATAGGGAAGACAACTCTTGCGACTGCTTTGTATGCTAAAATCTCTAATCAATTTGACGCTTGctgctttattgatgatgtaAGTAAAATTTATGGAGATCATGGTCCTATTGGGGTACAAAAGCAACTTCTTTGTCAAACTTTaaatgaagaaaatcttcaaatatGCAATCTTCTTATGGCATCTAATTTGATTCGAACTAGGCTATGTCAAATTAAATCCCTTGTTgttcttgataatgttgatgaagTTGAACAACTGGATAAATTGGACATGAAACGAGAATGGCTTGGCTCTGGGAGTAGAATAATCATAATTTCTAGAAATGGGCACATCTTGAGAGAGCATGGAGTAGATGAAGTGTACAGAGTTCGACTCTTGGATCGTAAAGACGCCCTTCAATTGTTTTGTAGGAAAGCTTTCAAAAGTGATCATATCATGAGCGGTTACATATACTTGACATATGAAGTACTGGCATATGCCAATGACCTTCCACTAGCAATTAAAGTGTTGGGCTCATTTTTGTATGGTCGAGATGTCTCTGAGTGGAGAAGTGCGTTGTCAAGATTAAGAGAAAATCCAAGGACAGATATTATGAATGTACTCCGAATTAGTTTTGATGGACTAGAGGATACAGAAAAGGATATATTTCTTGATATTGCTTGTTTCTTTTATGGAGACACTGAGACATACGTGAAGAAAGTTTTAGATTTTCGTGGATTTCATCCAGAAATTGGTTTAAAAGTTCTCATTGATAAATCATTCATAACCTGTGAGAAGAAAAACATTTGTATGCATGATTTGTTTAGAGAACTAGGGAAGAATATCATTAGAGAAAAATCACCCAAAGAACCAAGAAAGTGGAACAGGTTGTGGGACTACAAGGATGTCCACAAAGTTATCTCAGATAAGATG GCAACAGAAAACCTTGAAGCCATAGTTATGAGGTATGATCCAGAAAATGATATAGAAATACAAAAGATGACAACATTGAGAGCCGATGCTTTAGCAAAAATGAGTCACCTTAAATTGCTCAAGTTGTTGATGTTTAATTTCTCAGGAAGTCTCAATTTTCTTTCAAGTGAATTGGGTTATCTTTATTGGGATAAATATCCTTTCACTAGTTTGCCATCAAGTTTTCATCCGTACAAACTTGTTGAACTGATCCTacgacacagcaacattaggaaaCTATGGGAGGGCACAATG ACTCTACCTAATTTGACACATATTGATCTCTCTCACTCGAAAAATCTTATTATGATGCCAAATTTTAAGGAGATTCCAAATCTTGAGAGCCTAGATCTTGAAGGATGTATAAAACTTGTGAAGATTGATCCGTCCATTGGCACCTTAAGAAGGCTTTCCAGATTACGTTTGAAAGATTGTACAAATCTGGTCAGTATTCCTAACAACATTTTTGGTCTGAGttttctcaaagatctaattctctCAGGCTgtccaaatttatttaataataagcaGTTAGAAATACAAAGACAAACAGAACAATTGGAGATGCTTGATAACAACGAAAGTACTATCCAATACCAACCAACACTGTTCATCTACAAATTTCTAGAGCCGCACTTCCgacatttgatttttcaaaaacctGAAGATTCAGTTGGTTTACTGTTGCCTTCATTGTCTCGTTTGTCGTGTTTGCAATATCTTGACCTGAGTTTctgcaatcttcttcaaataccTAATGCAATTGGGTTGTTACATTGCTTAGAAACCCTATATTTAGGGGGTAACAATTTTGTGACATTACCTTCTAGCATTAAGGAACTTTCCAAACTTAGAAGATTAAACTTACAGCACAGTAAGCAGCTGAAATATTTGCCTGAGCTACCTTCAAAAAAGAATGTTATGCCAGTAAGAACATATTTAAGTAATGTTGCTGAATTTAATATATTTGACTGCCCTAGTTTAATTGAGATGGAATGCTGTTATAGAATGGCTTTTTCTTGGATGATACAATTCTTTCAG GTGCACATGCAATCGGACATCCCAATGGAAGTTATTACAATTGTTATTCCCAAAATTCAAATTCCAAAGTGGTTCAACAAACAAAATGTAGGTAGTTCAATAAGCATCGATCCATCACCCATTATGCATGACAAGAATCGGATAGGCGTTGCATGCTGCTTAACATTTATAGCACATGATAATACAACTAATTTAGGTGAAGAACAACCTTATATTTTGTTTGGTTTTAAAAGTAAACAGCATAGACGTGGGATCTTTTCAGGTACTGCTGACATACGTCTTAAAAAAAATCTGGTAACAGTTGATTTAGATCATTTGGTGCTAATTTTTTTCAGTAGGGAGAGATTTATTGGCGATATGAGTTTTATAACAGAGGGATTGCATGATGATATTAGTGGTATTGAGTTGACAGCTTGGGTGAGGCAGCCCCTTGGTTTGCACTTGGAGGTAAAAAATTGTGGTTATCGTTGGATATATAAGGATGATCTGGAACAATTAAACCCTCAAAAGATGTACAACGGAAATTCaatatga
- the LOC131602397 gene encoding disease resistance protein RUN1-like isoform X2, with amino-acid sequence MACSSLQSGSSSRMRWKYDVFVSFRGEDTRNNFTDHVFGALHKKGIITFRDDTKLKKGEDISFELLQAIEASRVLIVIFSTNYASSTWCLQELAKIADCIHVPGQSVLPIFYDVSPSEVRKQTGDYGKTFQEHEERFKANLEEVQKWRGALTQVTNLSGWDVRDKPQYVEIGKIIKEVACLLGNKYSNLPRDIVGMHSRVEELENLLILDSDDDDVRVVGISGMGGIGKTTLATALYAKISNQFDACCFIDDVSKIYGDHGPIGVQKQLLCQTLNEENLQICNLLMASNLIRTRLCQIKSLVVLDNVDEVEQLDKLDMKREWLGSGSRIIIISRNGHILREHGVDEVYRVRLLDRKDALQLFCRKAFKSDHIMSGYIYLTYEVLAYANDLPLAIKVLGSFLYGRDVSEWRSALSRLRENPRTDIMNVLRISFDGLEDTEKDIFLDIACFFYGDTETYVKKVLDFRGFHPEIGLKVLIDKSFITCEKKNICMHDLFRELGKNIIREKSPKEPRKWNRLWDYKDVHKVISDKMATENLEAIVMRYDPENDIEIQKMTTLRADALAKMSHLKLLKLLMFNFSGSLNFLSSELGYLYWDKYPFTSLPSSFHPYKLVELILRHSNIRKLWEGTMTLPNLTHIDLSHSKNLIMMPNFKEIPNLESLDLEGCIKLVKIDPSIGTLRRLSRLRLKDCTNLVSIPNNIFGLSFLKDLILSGCPNLFNNKQLEIQRQTEQLEMLDNNESTIQYQPTLFIYKFLEPHFRHLIFQKPEDSVGLLLPSLSRLSCLQYLDLSFCNLLQIPNAIGLLHCLETLYLGGNNFVTLPSSIKELSKLRRLNLQHSKQLKYLPELPSKKNVMPNGFFLDDTILSGAHAIGHPNGSYYNCYSQNSNSKVVQQTKCR; translated from the exons ATGGCTTGTAGTAGCCTCCAAAGTGGCTCTTCATCTAGGATGAGATGGAAATATGATGTGTTTGTGAGCTTCAGAGGTGAAGACACCCGCAACAATTTCACCGATCACGTTTTTGGTGCTCTCCATAAAAAAGGTATTATTACCTTCAGGGATGATACAAAGCTCAAGAAAGGGGAAGATATATCATTTGAGCTTCTACAAGCTATTGAAGCATCCCgtgttttaattgttattttctcAACAAACTATGCTTCTTCCACATGGTGCTTGCAAGAACTTGCTAAAATTGCCGACTGCATTCATGTTCCTGGACAATCTGTTTTACCTATTTTCTATGATGTCAGTCCTTCTGAGGTACGAAAGCAAACCGGAGATTATGGAAAAACCTTTCAAGAACATGAAGAAAGATTCAAAGCAAATTTAGAGGAAGTGCAAAAATGGAGAGGAGCCCTAACACAAGTAACTAATCTCTCTGGCTGGGATGTAAGAGATAA GCCACAGTATGTAGAGATTGGAAAAATTATTAAAGAGGTAGCATGCTTATTGGGAAACAAATATTCTAATTTACCTAGGGATATAGTTGGGATGCACTCTAGAGTGGAAGAATTAGAAAACCTTCTGATTTTGGACtcagatgatgatgatgttcgAGTTGTAGGGATTTCTGGAATGGGTGGAATAGGGAAGACAACTCTTGCGACTGCTTTGTATGCTAAAATCTCTAATCAATTTGACGCTTGctgctttattgatgatgtaAGTAAAATTTATGGAGATCATGGTCCTATTGGGGTACAAAAGCAACTTCTTTGTCAAACTTTaaatgaagaaaatcttcaaatatGCAATCTTCTTATGGCATCTAATTTGATTCGAACTAGGCTATGTCAAATTAAATCCCTTGTTgttcttgataatgttgatgaagTTGAACAACTGGATAAATTGGACATGAAACGAGAATGGCTTGGCTCTGGGAGTAGAATAATCATAATTTCTAGAAATGGGCACATCTTGAGAGAGCATGGAGTAGATGAAGTGTACAGAGTTCGACTCTTGGATCGTAAAGACGCCCTTCAATTGTTTTGTAGGAAAGCTTTCAAAAGTGATCATATCATGAGCGGTTACATATACTTGACATATGAAGTACTGGCATATGCCAATGACCTTCCACTAGCAATTAAAGTGTTGGGCTCATTTTTGTATGGTCGAGATGTCTCTGAGTGGAGAAGTGCGTTGTCAAGATTAAGAGAAAATCCAAGGACAGATATTATGAATGTACTCCGAATTAGTTTTGATGGACTAGAGGATACAGAAAAGGATATATTTCTTGATATTGCTTGTTTCTTTTATGGAGACACTGAGACATACGTGAAGAAAGTTTTAGATTTTCGTGGATTTCATCCAGAAATTGGTTTAAAAGTTCTCATTGATAAATCATTCATAACCTGTGAGAAGAAAAACATTTGTATGCATGATTTGTTTAGAGAACTAGGGAAGAATATCATTAGAGAAAAATCACCCAAAGAACCAAGAAAGTGGAACAGGTTGTGGGACTACAAGGATGTCCACAAAGTTATCTCAGATAAGATG GCAACAGAAAACCTTGAAGCCATAGTTATGAGGTATGATCCAGAAAATGATATAGAAATACAAAAGATGACAACATTGAGAGCCGATGCTTTAGCAAAAATGAGTCACCTTAAATTGCTCAAGTTGTTGATGTTTAATTTCTCAGGAAGTCTCAATTTTCTTTCAAGTGAATTGGGTTATCTTTATTGGGATAAATATCCTTTCACTAGTTTGCCATCAAGTTTTCATCCGTACAAACTTGTTGAACTGATCCTacgacacagcaacattaggaaaCTATGGGAGGGCACAATG ACTCTACCTAATTTGACACATATTGATCTCTCTCACTCGAAAAATCTTATTATGATGCCAAATTTTAAGGAGATTCCAAATCTTGAGAGCCTAGATCTTGAAGGATGTATAAAACTTGTGAAGATTGATCCGTCCATTGGCACCTTAAGAAGGCTTTCCAGATTACGTTTGAAAGATTGTACAAATCTGGTCAGTATTCCTAACAACATTTTTGGTCTGAGttttctcaaagatctaattctctCAGGCTgtccaaatttatttaataataagcaGTTAGAAATACAAAGACAAACAGAACAATTGGAGATGCTTGATAACAACGAAAGTACTATCCAATACCAACCAACACTGTTCATCTACAAATTTCTAGAGCCGCACTTCCgacatttgatttttcaaaaacctGAAGATTCAGTTGGTTTACTGTTGCCTTCATTGTCTCGTTTGTCGTGTTTGCAATATCTTGACCTGAGTTTctgcaatcttcttcaaataccTAATGCAATTGGGTTGTTACATTGCTTAGAAACCCTATATTTAGGGGGTAACAATTTTGTGACATTACCTTCTAGCATTAAGGAACTTTCCAAACTTAGAAGATTAAACTTACAGCACAGTAAGCAGCTGAAATATTTGCCTGAGCTACCTTCAAAAAAGAATGTTATGCCA AATGGCTTTTTCTTGGATGATACAATTCTTTCAG GTGCACATGCAATCGGACATCCCAATGGAAGTTATTACAATTGTTATTCCCAAAATTCAAATTCCAAAGTGGTTCAACAAACAAAATGTAGGTAG
- the LOC131602398 gene encoding F-box/LRR-repeat protein At4g14103-like → MAATISSTDVHKIQRHNVGNMPDMITDLPEGILLHILSLLPTKDAVRTSILSNKWRHLWTHLSVFRFVTDRPRYESSHQNQNTANCLLDLVGRLLHKSNRVERLSVEIFRITIDEDKVISLISSASKHKLQYLRLSLGDRNDKFVLPHSFSTFGSLNELWLGLQFTLHIPSGIRFPNLKRLTVSNVTFANEKSVQQLFSGCTILQDLNLDGCYWKNLMHISIAIPTLKQLSIHFDFFSVDFDHDMTLKIDAVNLLSLRCSCNPIIEFIPVNLTSLVDAYLDIGHIYVPNKPYAAQCAIQLFSGLSSVKSLELFYETLECLSHTKDTIHLLPIFHNLTHLEVTSGNPENPNEVLMDILQKTPKLEVLEIPGVVLNYLDGEDLILNSVPRCFESSLNRLHFLNFYGNEYEIQFVTSILKNAPYLLEVDIHCSRHLLADVDQMNDVWSQLEDVAPESCVVQFFNSYLESSDDEA, encoded by the exons ATGGCTGCTACAATATCATCAACAGATGTGCATAAGATCCAACGACATAATGTCGGCAACATGCCCGATATGATCACCGACTTACCTGAGGGCATTCTTCTTCATATTCTTTCTTTACTTCCTACCAAAGATGCCGTAagaacttccatattatcaaacAAGTGGAGGCACTTATGGACCCACTTATCAGTCTTTAGGTTTGTAACCGATCGTCCTCGATATGAGTCAAGCCACCAAAATCAGAACACAGCAAATTGCCTCTTAGATCTAGTTGGAAGACTATTGCACAAATCTAATCGCGTAGAAAGGCTCAGCGTTGAAATATTTAGAATTACCATTGATGAAGATAAAGTTATTTCTTTGATATCTTCTGCTTCGAAGCACAAACTTCAATATCTTAGACTTTCACTAGGTGATCGAAATGATAAGTTTGTGTTACCCCATAGTTTCTCAACTTTCGGGTCATTGAATGAACTGTGGTTAGGACTCCAGTTCACTCTACATATTCCCAGTGGTATTCGTTTTCCTAACCTAAAGAGATTAACAGTTTCAAATGTTACCTTTGCAAATGAAAAGTCAGTTCAACAACTTTTCTCTGGGTGCACTATCTTACAAGATTTGAATTTGGATGGTTGCTATTGGAAGAACTTAATGCATATCAGTATTGCAATTCCCACGTTAAAGCAATTGAGTAtccattttgattttttttctgtaGATTTTGATCATGATATGACACTCAAGATTGATGCTGTGAATCTTTTATCTTTAAGATGCTCGTGCAATCCAATTATAGAATTTATCCCTGTTAACCTAACCTCCTTAGTTGATGCATATCTTGATATTGGGCATATCTATGTGCCTAATAAACCATATGCTGCTCAGTGTGCAATTCAGCTATTCAGTGGACTAAGTAGTGTCAAGTCTCTTGAACTATTTTACGAAACTCTTGAG TGTCTTTCCCATACAAAGGATACTATTCATCTCCTTCCTATATTTCACAATTTGACACATCTTGAAGTGACTTCTGGGAATCCTGAGAACCCCAATGAGGTACTAATGGACATTCTCCAAAAGACCCCTAAGCTAGAAGTTCTTGAGATTCCTGGGGTG GTACTTAACTACTTGGATGGTGAAGATTTGATATTGAACTCGGTGCCTCGCTGTTTCGAATCGTCTCTCAATCGATTacactttttaaatttttatggAAATGAATATGAAATCCAATTTGTTACGTCTATCTTAAAAAATGCCCCTTATTTATTGGAGGTCGATATACATTGTTCGAGACATTTATTAGCTGATGTGGACCAGATGAATGATGTGTGGAGCCAATTGGAAGATGTAGCCCCGGAAAGTTGTGTCGTCCAGTTTTT TAACAGCTACTTAGAATCATCTGATGACGAAGCTTGA